A stretch of the Thunnus thynnus chromosome 7, fThuThy2.1, whole genome shotgun sequence genome encodes the following:
- the LOC137186898 gene encoding olfactory receptor 52E8-like — protein MFYTNVTRIKHFFIIGFPGLSPEYYGPVSALLFVLFLAIVVGNIFILVFVKCERSLHKPTYLIFCHLALTDLAFGIVTLPKIISKYWFDYSIISFYGCFAQMYFVHFLGATHSFILMVMALDRFTAICTPLRYAATFTNTTVSVLCGISWLMPISWMVGIVLDALTLPFCNSNIIVQCYCDHIAITALGCENVREVQVVAFGLAMLSLLLPLGFIIFSYFVIIIAVVRMSSSEGRMRTLSTCTPQLLITCLYYMPRCFVYLANNVGFTFSVPVRIVVVMLYSLLPAAVNPIIYCFKTKDIKENLKKKFYRKKINFIMKTG, from the coding sequence ATGTTCTACACTAATGTAACAAGgataaaacatttcttcatcATTGGATTTCCTGGACTTTCACCAGAGTATTATGGACCTGTGTCAGCCCTGCTTTTTGTGCTCTTCCTAGCTATAGTGGTgggaaatattttcattttagtgtttgttaaatgtgaaagGTCTCTTCACAAACCCACATATCTGATCTTTTGCCACTTGGCATTAACTGATTTAGCATTTGGGATTGTTACTCTACCAAAGATTATATCAAAATATTGGTTTGATTACagcattatttcattttatggtTGCTTTGCCCAAatgtattttgttcattttctagGGGCGACTCATTCTTTCATCTTGATGGTGATGGCTCTTGATCGCTTTACTGCAATTTGTACTCCACTGCGTTATGCAGCCACTTTCACTAACACCACTGTTTCTGTGCTTTGTGGAATATCATGGCTTATGCCAATATCATGGATGGTGGGTATTGTTTTGGATGCTCTTACATTGCCGTTTTGTAATTCAAACATAATTGTGCAGTGCTATTGTGACCACATAGCTATAACAGCACTTGGATGTGAGAATGTAAGAGAAGTTCAGGTAGTTGCTTTTGGTCTTGCCATGTTGAGTTTGTTGTTGCCCTTGGGTTTTATtatcttttcttattttgtcatCATCATTGCTGTTGTGAGAATGTCCAGTTCTGAGGGACGCATGAGGACTCTGTCTACCTGCACACCACAGCTTCTTATCACGTGTCTGTATTATATGCCAAGATGCTTTGTGTACTTGGCAAATAATGTGGGATTCACTTTCAGTGTTCCAGTTCGCATTGTTGTTGTAATGCTGTACAGTCTTTTACCTGCAGCTGTCAACCCGATTATTTACTGTTTCAAAACCAAGGATAtcaaagaaaacttaaaaaagaaattctatagaaagaaaattaatttcatCATGAAAACTGGATGA